One Paenisporosarcina sp. FSL H8-0542 genomic region harbors:
- a CDS encoding BMP family protein — MTKRKFGLALSMVLAASTILGACGTDKDKNEGNGSAGEKEAIDFSVAMVTDVGGVDDKSFNQSAWEGLEAFGADNGLEKGDGGIDYLQSQSDADYNTNLNLLVRRNFDLVFGIGFLMEKSVNEIATQKPDNHLAIIDAVVDQPNVASVLFKEQEGSYLAGVAAALMTKSKKIGFVGGMDIPVIERFEAGFLEGVKAVDPSIEVDVQYTGAFDKAELGKTTANRMYSSGVDIIFHAAGGTGNGVFAEAKELKTKDPDAYVWVIGVDSDQYDEGAVGDDNITLTSMLKRVDVAVQNISKLAAEDKFPGGETTVYGLAEDGVGLADSRGAIPDDVLAQIDEYAKKIADGEVTVPETVE; from the coding sequence TTGACAAAGCGTAAATTTGGTTTAGCTTTATCGATGGTATTAGCTGCTAGTACAATTCTAGGAGCATGTGGTACTGACAAAGATAAGAATGAAGGTAACGGTTCTGCTGGAGAAAAAGAAGCAATTGATTTCTCAGTAGCAATGGTAACTGACGTTGGTGGAGTAGACGATAAATCATTCAACCAATCTGCTTGGGAAGGTTTAGAAGCATTTGGTGCAGACAATGGTCTTGAAAAAGGCGATGGTGGAATTGATTACTTACAATCACAATCGGACGCTGACTACAACACAAACTTAAATCTCTTAGTACGTCGTAACTTTGATTTAGTATTCGGAATTGGTTTCTTAATGGAGAAATCAGTAAATGAAATCGCAACTCAAAAACCTGATAATCATCTTGCTATTATTGATGCAGTAGTAGATCAACCAAATGTTGCTTCAGTATTATTCAAAGAGCAAGAAGGTTCTTACCTTGCAGGTGTTGCTGCAGCATTAATGACTAAATCGAAAAAAATCGGTTTCGTTGGTGGTATGGATATCCCTGTAATCGAACGTTTTGAAGCTGGATTCCTTGAAGGCGTAAAAGCTGTCGATCCAAGCATCGAAGTTGATGTTCAGTACACAGGTGCATTTGACAAAGCTGAACTTGGTAAAACAACTGCTAACCGCATGTATTCTTCAGGCGTAGATATTATTTTCCACGCTGCAGGTGGTACTGGTAACGGTGTATTCGCGGAAGCTAAAGAATTGAAAACTAAAGATCCAGATGCTTACGTTTGGGTAATTGGTGTTGACTCTGACCAATATGACGAAGGTGCTGTTGGCGACGATAACATAACATTAACTTCAATGTTAAAACGCGTTGACGTAGCTGTACAAAACATTTCTAAATTGGCTGCAGAAGATAAATTCCCAGGTGGCGAAACAACAGTTTACGGTTTAGCTGAAGATGGCGTTGGCTTAGCGGATTCTCGTGGAGCAATTCCAGATGATGTTTTAGCTCAAATCGATGAGTATGCTAAGAAAATCGCTGATGGCGAAGTAACAGTTCCTGAAACTGTAGAGTAA
- a CDS encoding GntR family transcriptional regulator — MSIKTDHRHLYLQVIDRLKDDIANGVFEEKEKLPSEFELAKSLGISRATLREALRLLEEENVIVRRHGVGTFVNSKPVFTSGIEHLTSISSMIRKVGMEPGTIYLSSMEALPSEDDIKRFHCEIDESVITIERVRTANGEPVVYCVDKVPAKYLPSDFLSRQEGSIFTAIEESGEIRVTYAVTFIDPTGYHEVASPILECEPETALLVLKQLHYNDKDQVVLYSKNYFRADKFSFHVVRKRV; from the coding sequence ATGTCAATAAAAACAGATCATCGTCATTTGTATCTTCAAGTGATCGATCGTCTTAAAGACGATATTGCAAACGGTGTATTCGAAGAGAAGGAAAAATTGCCTTCAGAATTTGAACTGGCCAAATCACTTGGAATCAGTCGTGCGACACTTCGTGAAGCACTTAGACTGTTGGAAGAAGAAAATGTTATCGTAAGACGTCATGGTGTAGGTACATTTGTTAATTCGAAACCAGTTTTCACTTCTGGTATCGAACATTTAACAAGTATCTCCTCTATGATACGGAAAGTGGGCATGGAACCAGGTACTATTTATTTGAGTTCTATGGAAGCGCTTCCGTCTGAAGATGATATAAAACGCTTTCATTGCGAAATTGACGAATCAGTCATTACAATTGAACGTGTAAGGACAGCAAATGGTGAACCAGTTGTGTATTGTGTGGACAAAGTTCCCGCAAAGTATTTGCCTTCTGATTTTTTAAGTAGGCAAGAAGGATCGATTTTCACAGCAATTGAAGAATCCGGGGAAATCCGGGTAACTTATGCTGTTACTTTTATCGACCCAACAGGCTACCACGAAGTGGCATCTCCGATTTTAGAGTGTGAACCTGAAACGGCGTTACTAGTTCTGAAGCAATTACATTATAATGACAAAGATCAAGTAGTATTATATTCAAAAAACTATTTTAGAGCTGACAAATTCAGTTTCCATGTAGTCCGTAAAAGGGTGTAA
- a CDS encoding DNA translocase FtsK, producing MYEIAGLLIIGLGIITFFELGAVGFIFSSIARFLFGNWHFAVPLLCIVIALMMMINRAVPGMRNRIVLGLFSILGSLTLFSHLALFEQLFQGGALISDSVLRETWRILIESEGIVNRDQSLGGGILGAFLFATFHVLFDSGGATIAAWLLVMIGFILLSGKALVPYLASQAPIWKKNWSAMMTQKRKTKAAAPKVQRRSDKRKKSESSPPVAQDLEVATTLREPEPVHTSPIISAFSERAEKVVEIKPEPEIEKNEELNEKVFDSVSEAVMENKDYQLPAASLLNAPPHSDQSGEYSIIQANAKKLEKTFNSFGVKARVTQVHLGPAVTKYEVLPDTGVKVSKIVSLSDDLALALAARDIRIEAPIPGKSAIGIEVPNQEVAIVSLREVLEAKENNKPDAKLMIGLGRDITGQAVLAELNKMPHLLVAGSTGSGKSVCINGIIVSIIMRAKPHEVKMMMIDPKMVELNVYNGIPHLLAPVVTDPRKASQALKKVVSEMERRYDLFSHTGTRNIEGYNDHIRKWNEENDEKHPQLPYIVVIVDELADLMMVASNDVEDSITRLAQMARAAGIHLIIATQRPSVDVITGVIKANIPSRIAFAVSSSIDSRTILDMGGAEKLLGRGDMLFLAAGASKPVRVQGAFLSDQEVEKVVDFAIAQQKAQYQEEMIPTEIEEVSVDEQTDDLYDEAVQLVTDMQTASVSLLQRRFRVGYSRAARIIDQMEMRGVIGPYEGSKPRQVLQSKQDDIT from the coding sequence ATGTATGAAATTGCTGGCTTACTGATAATCGGACTCGGCATCATTACTTTTTTTGAATTAGGAGCTGTTGGCTTCATTTTTTCGTCAATCGCCAGGTTTCTCTTTGGAAATTGGCATTTTGCAGTCCCATTATTATGTATTGTCATTGCACTCATGATGATGATTAATCGAGCCGTACCAGGAATGAGAAATCGAATTGTTTTAGGACTATTCAGTATCTTAGGCAGCTTGACACTTTTCAGCCACTTAGCATTATTTGAACAATTGTTTCAAGGTGGCGCACTTATAAGCGATTCTGTTCTTCGTGAAACATGGCGAATATTGATTGAAAGCGAAGGAATTGTTAACCGTGACCAATCGTTGGGGGGCGGGATATTGGGGGCATTTCTTTTTGCCACATTCCATGTCCTGTTTGATTCTGGCGGGGCGACTATTGCCGCATGGCTGCTAGTTATGATTGGCTTTATTCTGCTGTCTGGTAAAGCACTCGTTCCTTATTTAGCCAGCCAGGCACCGATTTGGAAAAAGAATTGGTCGGCCATGATGACACAAAAGAGAAAAACAAAAGCTGCTGCTCCAAAAGTGCAACGAAGAAGTGACAAACGGAAAAAATCCGAGAGTTCGCCTCCAGTTGCACAAGATCTAGAAGTCGCTACAACCCTCAGAGAACCTGAACCCGTTCATACTTCGCCAATTATATCTGCCTTTTCCGAACGTGCAGAGAAAGTTGTTGAAATAAAGCCGGAGCCAGAAATAGAGAAAAATGAAGAATTAAATGAAAAAGTATTCGATTCCGTATCAGAAGCAGTGATGGAAAATAAAGATTACCAACTTCCTGCTGCTTCTCTTTTAAATGCACCACCACATAGTGATCAAAGCGGTGAATATTCAATCATTCAAGCCAATGCAAAAAAACTGGAGAAGACGTTTAACAGCTTTGGTGTCAAAGCTCGTGTGACGCAAGTGCATTTAGGTCCTGCAGTTACAAAATATGAAGTTTTGCCTGACACTGGTGTGAAAGTAAGTAAGATTGTCAGTCTCAGTGATGACCTGGCATTAGCTCTTGCAGCTCGGGATATCCGAATTGAGGCCCCGATTCCTGGGAAATCCGCAATCGGAATAGAAGTACCGAATCAGGAAGTAGCCATCGTAAGTTTACGTGAAGTGCTGGAAGCAAAAGAAAACAATAAACCAGATGCGAAATTGATGATCGGACTTGGTCGTGATATTACCGGACAAGCTGTTCTTGCGGAATTAAATAAAATGCCTCATCTACTTGTTGCCGGTTCGACCGGAAGCGGGAAAAGTGTATGTATTAACGGCATTATTGTTAGTATCATTATGCGTGCGAAACCTCACGAAGTGAAAATGATGATGATTGATCCGAAAATGGTCGAGTTGAATGTTTATAACGGAATTCCTCATTTGTTGGCACCTGTCGTAACAGATCCTCGAAAAGCATCTCAGGCACTTAAAAAAGTGGTGTCAGAAATGGAACGTCGATATGATCTATTTTCTCATACAGGTACACGCAATATAGAAGGATATAACGATCACATTCGTAAGTGGAATGAAGAGAACGATGAAAAACATCCCCAGTTACCTTATATTGTTGTCATTGTCGACGAATTGGCAGATTTGATGATGGTCGCATCCAATGACGTGGAAGATTCAATTACAAGACTTGCACAAATGGCTCGGGCGGCAGGGATACATTTAATTATTGCGACGCAACGTCCAAGTGTGGATGTTATTACAGGGGTAATTAAAGCGAATATTCCTTCACGAATTGCGTTTGCTGTTTCTTCTTCCATTGATTCCCGTACGATTTTGGATATGGGGGGAGCAGAGAAACTACTTGGCCGTGGAGATATGTTATTTTTAGCAGCCGGTGCATCGAAACCAGTCCGCGTACAGGGAGCTTTCTTATCGGATCAGGAAGTAGAAAAAGTAGTTGATTTTGCAATTGCTCAGCAAAAAGCACAATATCAAGAAGAAATGATTCCAACCGAAATTGAAGAAGTATCAGTGGATGAACAGACGGATGATTTATATGATGAAGCTGTGCAACTCGTTACGGATATGCAAACAGCATCGGTTTCTTTATTGCAACGAAGATTCCGAGTCGGCTATTCAAGAGCGGCACGAATTATCGATCAGATGGAAATGCGCGGAGTGATTGGACCTTATGAAGGTAGCAAGCCAAGACAAGTTCTTCAATCCAAGCAAGATGACATAACATAA
- a CDS encoding ribonuclease J encodes MTKTINETIRIIPLGGVGEIGKAMYVVEIDEEIFVVDSGLMFPEDEMLGIDIVIPDVTYLEENKARVKGIFLTHGHEDAIGSISYLLNKIHAPVYGSRLTIALAKEHLKELPAAQPVKFFEVTNKSRMNFKSTHVTFFHTTHSIPDSLGIVFHTSEGAIVHTGEFKFDQSAKGSYRPDIAKMAGLGEEGVFILMSDSTEAERPGYTTPESVIEEQLSETFHGAKGRILVSLYSSNFIRIQQVFDTAIESKRKVAVVGKTLENVFDVGKRLEYLKIDEETLISIKEIGNYADDEVVIIVSGNQGEPLEALEKMVRKHHKDVKIKDTDTVLITFTPSPGMEVAMFKTMNHLAKTGAKVLTASKKVHVSGHGSQEDLKMMLNLMKPKFFIPIQGEYRMLMAHSKLAQATGLAKSQIFIADKGDIVEYKAGKMRMSGRVQAGNVLIDGIGIGDVGNIVLRDRKLLSQDGIFIVVVTLNRAQKKIASGPEILSRGFVYVRESEQLMDESAELVKKIVEKYVSKETFEWTNIKQEIRDTLNSYLYQKTKRRPMIIPIIMEY; translated from the coding sequence GTGACTAAAACAATAAATGAAACCATCCGTATTATCCCCCTCGGTGGAGTTGGGGAAATCGGAAAAGCAATGTACGTAGTAGAAATAGATGAAGAAATCTTTGTCGTAGACAGTGGACTCATGTTCCCTGAAGACGAAATGCTTGGAATTGATATTGTCATTCCGGACGTAACATACTTAGAAGAAAATAAAGCGCGCGTAAAAGGAATCTTTTTAACACACGGGCATGAAGATGCAATCGGCTCAATTTCGTATTTGTTAAACAAGATCCATGCACCAGTCTACGGTTCTCGTTTGACGATTGCCTTAGCAAAAGAGCATCTGAAAGAATTGCCGGCTGCACAGCCTGTAAAATTCTTTGAAGTGACTAACAAAAGCCGCATGAACTTCAAATCGACTCATGTTACATTTTTCCATACAACACATAGTATTCCCGATTCTTTAGGGATTGTCTTCCATACATCTGAGGGCGCGATTGTGCATACGGGAGAATTTAAATTCGACCAATCTGCTAAAGGGAGTTACCGTCCAGACATCGCTAAAATGGCTGGTCTTGGTGAAGAAGGGGTATTTATTTTAATGTCTGATTCTACTGAAGCGGAGCGACCTGGATACACAACTCCTGAATCAGTGATTGAAGAACAACTTTCGGAAACTTTCCACGGTGCAAAAGGCCGTATTCTAGTTTCCTTGTATTCTTCTAACTTCATTCGTATCCAACAAGTGTTTGACACAGCAATTGAGTCAAAACGCAAAGTAGCGGTTGTAGGTAAAACATTGGAAAACGTCTTTGATGTTGGAAAACGTCTCGAATACTTGAAAATTGATGAAGAAACATTAATTTCAATCAAAGAAATCGGCAATTATGCAGATGATGAAGTAGTTATTATCGTTTCGGGTAACCAAGGGGAACCCCTTGAAGCGCTTGAAAAAATGGTTAGAAAACATCATAAAGATGTGAAAATCAAAGATACAGACACAGTGTTAATTACATTCACTCCGTCACCAGGTATGGAAGTTGCGATGTTTAAAACAATGAATCACTTAGCAAAAACTGGTGCAAAAGTTTTAACCGCCAGTAAAAAAGTGCATGTTTCCGGACATGGCAGCCAAGAAGATTTAAAAATGATGCTGAACTTGATGAAACCTAAATTCTTTATCCCGATTCAAGGTGAATACCGCATGTTGATGGCTCACTCAAAACTTGCCCAGGCTACTGGTTTGGCCAAGTCACAAATCTTTATTGCAGATAAAGGGGATATTGTCGAATATAAAGCTGGTAAAATGCGTATGAGCGGCCGCGTTCAGGCAGGTAACGTGTTAATCGATGGTATTGGTATAGGAGACGTTGGGAACATTGTTCTACGTGACCGAAAACTTCTGTCACAAGACGGTATCTTTATCGTAGTCGTTACCTTAAACCGCGCACAAAAGAAAATTGCATCTGGTCCAGAAATCTTATCCCGTGGATTTGTCTACGTGCGTGAGTCTGAACAGCTTATGGATGAATCAGCTGAGTTAGTGAAGAAAATCGTTGAGAAATATGTCAGCAAAGAAACGTTCGAATGGACAAACATAAAACAAGAAATACGTGATACCTTAAATTCGTACTTATACCAAAAAACGAAAAGACGTCCGATGATCATCCCGATTATTATGGAATATTAA
- the dapA gene encoding 4-hydroxy-tetrahydrodipicolinate synthase: MNIGRVSTAMVTPFLPDGSIHFEMVAKLIEHLIATGTDSIVVCGTTGESPTLTNQEKADLIRFTVESVNKRIPVYAGTGSNSTRASIELTKIAEEAGVDGIMLVTPYYNKPDQRGMYEHFKTIANETKLPVLLYNIPGRSVVNMLPETVLALSKISNIQAIKEAGGNLEQMSDIISECQADFAVYSGDDGLTLPLLSIGGAGVVSVASHIVGEDMQKLIRAFEEGRHTDAAEIHHAMLPLIRALFAKPNPVPVKYALSKLGLDVGSVRLPLVDMTSDEKQDFDQAWAKYEAKRKSFK; the protein is encoded by the coding sequence ATGAATATCGGTCGCGTATCTACTGCGATGGTCACACCATTCTTACCAGATGGCTCCATACATTTTGAAATGGTCGCAAAACTTATCGAACATTTAATCGCAACTGGCACAGACTCGATTGTGGTCTGTGGAACAACGGGAGAATCTCCTACATTAACGAATCAAGAAAAAGCAGACTTAATCCGTTTTACTGTAGAATCAGTTAACAAACGAATCCCAGTCTATGCAGGTACTGGTAGCAATAGCACGAGAGCATCAATCGAACTGACCAAAATAGCTGAAGAAGCTGGAGTGGATGGCATTATGCTCGTTACTCCGTATTACAATAAGCCGGATCAACGAGGGATGTATGAGCATTTTAAAACGATCGCGAATGAAACGAAATTGCCTGTACTTCTTTATAATATACCGGGTCGTTCAGTAGTTAATATGTTGCCAGAGACGGTTCTGGCATTAAGTAAGATTTCAAACATCCAAGCAATCAAAGAGGCTGGCGGGAATTTGGAGCAAATGTCTGATATTATTTCAGAATGCCAGGCAGATTTCGCAGTTTATAGTGGGGATGATGGATTAACATTGCCATTGCTTTCAATCGGAGGTGCAGGTGTAGTGTCTGTAGCTTCTCATATTGTAGGCGAAGATATGCAAAAGTTAATTCGTGCTTTTGAAGAAGGTAGACACACTGATGCAGCGGAAATACACCATGCGATGTTACCACTCATTCGTGCACTCTTTGCAAAACCGAATCCCGTGCCAGTGAAATATGCATTATCTAAACTGGGTTTAGATGTTGGATCAGTTCGACTTCCGCTTGTTGATATGACGAGTGATGAGAAGCAAGATTTCGATCAAGCTTGGGCGAAATATGAGGCAAAAAGAAAAAGTTTTAAATAA
- a CDS encoding aspartate-semialdehyde dehydrogenase, whose amino-acid sequence MAKSYTVAVVGATGAVGEKMMEQLVKRNFPIQHIKFLASKRSAGKNIEFKGKSYTIEEATPEAFEGVDIALFSAGGSVSKVLAPEAAKRGAVVIDNTSAFRMDKDIPLVVPEVNRQDLKLHNGIIANPNCSTIQMVCALQPIKEAFGLNNVIVSTYQAVSGAGAVAINELEAQSATFGETKNAVAQVLPVKSAETHYPIAFNAIPQIDTFDDNGFTLEEMKMINETKKIMHAPDLSVAATCVRLPVVSGHSESVFIEVDKEGVSVAEIRSILEAAKGIEVLDNPAKQQYPMPLFAEGQDAVFVGRIRKDLSNDKGFHMWIVADNLLKGAALNSIQIAEAMIEDGII is encoded by the coding sequence ATGGCTAAAAGCTACACAGTAGCTGTTGTCGGTGCAACCGGTGCAGTTGGAGAGAAAATGATGGAACAACTCGTAAAACGAAATTTTCCGATTCAACATATAAAGTTCCTGGCTTCAAAACGTTCAGCCGGAAAAAACATTGAATTCAAAGGGAAATCTTATACGATTGAAGAAGCGACACCTGAGGCGTTTGAGGGTGTTGATATTGCATTATTCAGCGCAGGAGGATCAGTTTCGAAAGTCCTTGCGCCAGAAGCGGCTAAACGTGGGGCAGTCGTTATCGACAACACAAGTGCATTCCGAATGGATAAAGATATTCCACTCGTCGTGCCTGAAGTAAATCGTCAAGATCTTAAATTGCACAATGGCATCATAGCCAACCCAAACTGTTCGACGATTCAAATGGTTTGTGCATTGCAACCAATTAAAGAAGCGTTTGGTTTGAATAATGTGATCGTCTCCACGTATCAAGCAGTTTCAGGTGCTGGAGCTGTTGCAATTAATGAGCTCGAAGCCCAAAGTGCTACATTTGGGGAAACTAAAAATGCAGTGGCTCAAGTATTGCCAGTTAAAAGTGCTGAGACACATTATCCAATCGCGTTCAATGCTATTCCTCAAATTGATACATTTGATGATAATGGCTTTACGCTGGAAGAAATGAAAATGATTAATGAAACGAAGAAAATCATGCATGCTCCGGATTTATCAGTTGCAGCTACATGTGTACGATTGCCGGTTGTATCTGGCCACTCTGAGTCTGTCTTTATTGAAGTCGATAAAGAGGGCGTAAGCGTTGCTGAAATAAGGTCCATTTTAGAAGCGGCAAAAGGGATTGAAGTACTTGATAATCCTGCGAAACAACAATACCCTATGCCTTTGTTTGCAGAAGGTCAAGATGCAGTTTTTGTTGGTCGCATACGAAAAGATCTGTCAAATGACAAAGGGTTCCACATGTGGATTGTTGCAGATAATTTATTAAAAGGTGCAGCATTGAACTCAATCCAAATAGCTGAAGCAATGATTGAAGACGGAATTATTTAA
- a CDS encoding dipicolinate synthase subunit B → MLTGKRIGFGITASHCTYEEVVPKITILREQGAVVVPVVSHSVLVAATRFGTGDEWVRKIEDAAGAKVISTIADAEPLGPKAPLDCMVIAPITGNSISRLANAITDSPVLMAAKATMRIGRPVVLGISTNDALGLNGVNVMRLINAKHIYFIPFGQDDPYNKPNSLISDFNQILPTIVKALEHQQLQPLLIQHGQSD, encoded by the coding sequence GTGCTAACAGGTAAACGAATAGGGTTCGGTATAACAGCATCACATTGTACGTATGAAGAAGTAGTTCCGAAAATCACTATTTTGAGAGAACAGGGTGCAGTGGTTGTACCAGTCGTTTCACATTCCGTGCTAGTAGCTGCCACTCGCTTTGGCACAGGGGATGAATGGGTAAGAAAAATAGAGGATGCTGCTGGGGCAAAAGTAATTTCCACTATTGCCGATGCAGAACCACTCGGACCAAAAGCGCCACTTGATTGCATGGTCATTGCACCAATAACGGGCAATTCAATCAGTCGCTTAGCTAATGCAATAACGGATTCACCTGTTTTGATGGCTGCCAAAGCAACCATGCGAATCGGTCGACCTGTCGTCCTTGGCATTTCAACTAATGATGCACTTGGATTAAATGGCGTAAACGTCATGAGATTAATAAATGCCAAACACATTTACTTCATTCCATTCGGTCAGGATGATCCATATAATAAACCAAACTCCCTCATCTCCGACTTCAATCAGATTCTACCAACGATTGTCAAAGCTCTAGAACATCAACAACTTCAACCCTTATTAATCCAACACGGGCAATCGGATTAA
- a CDS encoding YlmC/YmxH family sporulation protein, whose translation MLLSELAVKELIQVEDGKRFGLLADTELLFEPTSGKIIGFLVLKEQGNRPFKSKSTSQNVYIAWEDIVLIGEHRILFTKTSHLHADQSI comes from the coding sequence ATGTTGCTATCAGAATTGGCGGTAAAAGAATTAATCCAAGTTGAAGACGGCAAACGATTTGGATTGCTTGCTGATACTGAATTACTATTTGAGCCAACGAGTGGAAAAATCATTGGATTTCTCGTATTAAAAGAACAAGGCAATCGGCCCTTTAAATCGAAATCAACCAGTCAAAATGTCTACATTGCTTGGGAAGATATCGTCCTTATCGGTGAACATCGGATACTCTTCACTAAGACGTCTCATCTACATGCGGATCAATCCATATGA
- a CDS encoding DUF402 domain-containing protein, giving the protein MLKRKYGDRSGWKRVTKREYIQSFLDTEEFQGYVTLLKVHRVSEPLFVKYGERNVCIVNDGYSWLQHFPSGKSHSLTTMFDSKGEVVQWYIDICQSNGCENDIPWLDDLFLDIVVLPSGEIIQLDADELEDALAVGIIDNTLYNSACYEADRINNLIKSNKFVLMTLAKEHRALLLEKSSKPV; this is encoded by the coding sequence TTGTTAAAAAGGAAATATGGTGACCGTTCAGGATGGAAGAGAGTAACAAAAAGAGAATATATACAATCTTTTCTTGATACCGAAGAGTTTCAAGGATATGTTACTTTACTAAAAGTTCATCGTGTTTCAGAGCCGTTATTTGTTAAATACGGTGAAAGAAATGTTTGTATTGTTAATGACGGTTATAGTTGGCTACAACATTTCCCAAGTGGAAAAAGCCATTCATTAACAACGATGTTCGATTCTAAAGGCGAGGTTGTTCAGTGGTATATTGATATCTGTCAAAGCAATGGTTGTGAAAATGATATACCTTGGTTGGACGACTTATTTCTAGATATTGTTGTACTACCATCAGGAGAAATTATTCAGTTAGATGCTGATGAACTCGAAGATGCGTTAGCTGTCGGAATAATTGATAACACTTTATACAATAGTGCATGTTACGAAGCAGATAGAATTAATAATTTGATTAAGTCCAATAAATTTGTGTTGATGACCCTGGCAAAAGAACATAGAGCATTACTTCTTGAGAAAAGTAGCAAACCAGTTTGA
- a CDS encoding pitrilysin family protein, with protein sequence MLQKRTSQNGVRIVYEHIPHVRSVAVGVWVDVGSRHEKPEENGLTHFIEHMLFKGTATRSARQIAEEFDRIGGHVNAFTSKEQTCYYAKVLDHHAKHAISVLADMFFHSQFDEQELEKERQVVLEEILMVEDTPDDDVHEQLWNVMYPNQTLGASILGTKESLETFNKDSIHQFMDHHYRPEHIVISIAGNIPDGLIDYTDSLFGQFRSSTAMSARPSFDTPVFQPGESRKSRETEQGHICLGYPGLSVKDKHIYDLVVLNNILGGNMSSRLFQEVREEKALAYSIYSYHSSYEDAGSVAIYGGTSSNQLQKLQETIYETIQKVVDEGVTDTEVNNAKEQLKGNLMLGLESTNARMNRNGKNELIFNEHKTYDEVLESIDEVHIHQVQKLVTDIFTIQPAISIITPKD encoded by the coding sequence GTGTTACAAAAAAGAACAAGTCAAAACGGTGTGCGTATTGTCTATGAACACATCCCACATGTCCGATCAGTTGCTGTCGGAGTATGGGTTGATGTTGGATCTAGACATGAAAAACCTGAAGAAAATGGCTTAACTCATTTTATCGAACATATGCTTTTTAAAGGAACTGCTACTCGGTCTGCTCGTCAGATTGCTGAAGAGTTCGATCGTATTGGTGGTCATGTCAATGCATTTACATCAAAAGAACAAACCTGCTATTATGCAAAAGTATTAGACCATCATGCGAAGCATGCCATCTCGGTATTGGCAGATATGTTTTTCCATTCTCAGTTTGATGAACAGGAATTAGAGAAAGAACGCCAAGTGGTATTGGAAGAAATACTGATGGTAGAAGATACACCTGATGATGATGTCCATGAACAATTATGGAATGTGATGTATCCGAACCAGACGCTAGGTGCATCGATTTTGGGAACTAAAGAATCACTCGAAACGTTCAACAAAGATTCCATCCATCAATTTATGGATCATCATTATCGACCTGAACATATTGTGATTTCTATCGCGGGGAATATTCCGGATGGCTTGATCGATTACACTGATTCCTTATTCGGCCAATTCAGATCAAGTACTGCAATGTCTGCTCGTCCATCGTTTGACACACCAGTTTTCCAACCGGGTGAATCACGTAAATCACGCGAAACGGAACAAGGGCATATATGTCTTGGCTATCCTGGACTAAGCGTGAAAGATAAGCATATTTATGATCTTGTTGTATTGAATAATATTTTGGGTGGAAATATGTCTTCTCGATTGTTCCAGGAAGTCCGTGAAGAAAAAGCGTTGGCCTACTCCATCTATTCGTATCATTCTTCATATGAAGATGCAGGATCCGTTGCTATTTATGGAGGCACTTCCAGCAATCAATTGCAGAAACTCCAAGAAACCATTTATGAAACCATTCAAAAAGTGGTGGATGAAGGGGTTACCGATACAGAAGTGAACAATGCAAAAGAGCAATTAAAAGGAAATTTAATGCTCGGTTTAGAGAGCACGAACGCTCGAATGAATCGCAATGGGAAAAATGAATTAATTTTCAATGAACATAAAACGTATGATGAAGTATTGGAGTCGATTGATGAAGTGCATATCCATCAAGTACAGAAACTCGTAACGGATATTTTTACCATTCAACCAGCCATCTCAATCATTACACCAAAAGACTAA